The Flavobacterium johnsoniae genomic sequence ATTTGAAACCAAGCGGATTTTAATTTTTTAGTTTCAAGTTTAAAGTTTCAGGTTTCACGTTCTATACGTAATCTGAAATATGATAAAAGAAACATAACTAGTTTCAGGTTTAAAGTTTCACGTTGCAAGTTAACTTGAAACATGAAACCTGAAACAAAATAAACAAAACAAAAATGAACTTATTCAACGTTTACCCATTATACGACATAACTCCAGTAAAAGCAGTAGATTGTACAATTTTTGACGACAAAGGAGTAGAATATTTAGACTTATATAGCGGACATGGTGTGATTTCTATCGGACACACTCAACCAGATTATGTAGCAAAATTGAAGAATCAATTAGATCATTTAGGATTTTATTCGAATGCGATTCAGAATCCTTTGCAGGTTGAATTGGCACAGAAATTAGGAAAACTTTCTGGTCTTGAAGATTACGAATTGTTTTTATGCAGTTCTGGTGCTGAAGCCAACGAAAATGCTTTAAAACTAGCTTCTTTCCACAACGGAAAATCAAGAGTTGTAGCTTTTGATAATTCTTTCCACGGAAGAACTTCTGCGGCGGTTGCTGTTACAGACAACAAAAAAATTGTTGCGCCAATAAATGCACAGCAAGAAGTTACATTTTTGCCTTTAAACCAAATCGAATTAGTTGAAGCTGAATTGGCTAAAGGCGATGTTACAGCAGTAATTATTGAAGGAATTCAGGGAGTTGGAGGTTTAGATCAAGGAACAACAGAATTTTTTCAGGCTTTAGAAAAAGCATGTAAAAAACACGATGTTGTTTTAATTTTAGATGAAGTACAATCTGGATATGGAAGAAGCGGGAAATTTTTCGCTTTCCAACACCACGGAATCAACGCTGATATTATCTCCGTTGCAAAAGGAATGGGGAACGGATTTCCAGTTGGAGCTATTTTAATTTCTCCAAAATTCGAAGCAAGTTTCGGATTATTAGGAACAACTTTCGGCGGAAGCCATTTATCTTGTGCAGCAGGAATTGCAGTTTTAGATGTAATTGAAAAACTGGATTTACAAAAAAATGTAAACGAAGTTTATGAATATTTCTTAGAAAAAATCAAAGAAGTTGAAGGCATTAAACAAGTAAAAGGAAAAGGATTAATGCTTGGAGTTGAGTTTGATTTTGATGTAGCGGCTTTAAGAAAGAAATTAATCATCGAAAAACACATTTTTACAGGAAGTGCCAACAATAAAAATCTATTAAGAATTTTACCGCCGCTTACAGTGAAAAAAGCTGACATTGATACTTTTGTAAAAGCTTTAAAAGAAAGTTTAGAAGAATTAAAAAACTAATTCTCAGCGTTAAACCTCACGGGTTTTTAAAATCCGTGAGGTTTAAAATATAAGTTTCTACTACATAAAAGAAACATCCAAAAAACAACTAACCAACTACAAATTATGAATCCATTATCAATTGAAAAACGCAATCTCGTTCTGCGGACTATGGCGAAGCTGGTCGAACAGGATCGGAATCAGATTATCTTAACCAATCAGGAAGATCTTGCTGATTACGACGGCTCAGATTTAGCGATGGAAGAACGCTTAAAAGTAGATGATAAAAAAGTCGACGAAATGATTTTATCATTAAACCAATTAGCTTCTCAGGAAGATCCCGTTGGCGTTGAGCGTTTTCATTTTACTCATGATAATGGAATAAAAGTGGTTAATAAAACGGCGGCTTTTGGAACGATTTTAATTATTTACGAATCTCGCCCTGATGTTACAATAGAAGCGGGAGGAATTGCCTTTAAATCCGGAAATAAAATTTTATTAAAGGGAGGAAAAGAGTCTTTAAAATCAAATTTAAAAATCGTAAGTCTTTGGCATAAAGCTTTAGAAGAAAACGGAGTTTCAAAAGACTGGGTGGAATACCTGAATTATAACAGAACAGAAACTCAGGCATTTTTAGAAAAACCAACTCAAAAAGTCGATTTAATAGTTCCAAGAGGCGGAGAAAAATTAATTGAGTTTGTAAAAGCACACGCCACTTGTCCCGTAATAGTAAGCGGACGCGGCAATAATTTTGTTTACGTTCATAAAGATGCTGATACAGATTTAGCTTTAAAAGTAATTTTAAATGCTAAAACAGCCAAAATTTCAGCTTGTAATGCTTTAGATAAAGTTTTAATTGATTCGAAACTTCCAAATTTTGAAGGTTTTGTAGCAATGTTAATTGAAGCTTTAATTGAATCAAAAGTTGAAGTTATTGTAGATAAATCGTTAGAGTATTTCGAAAATACCAAGACAATCGAAAACGAAGATATTTGGTACGAAGAATTTCTGGATTATAAAATCGTAATAGGAACCATCGATTCTCAAGATCACGCAATCGATATGATTAATAAATACTGTGGTGGACATTCTGCAGCAATTATTACAAGAGATAATGAAGTTGCACAGCAATTTATGGAATCGATAGATGCAGCAGCAGTTTACCAAAATGCATCAACTCGTTTTACAGACGGCGGACAATTTGGTCTTGGCGGAGAATTAGCGATAAGCACTGATAAATTGCATCAACGCGGTCCAATTGGTCTACAACATTTGGTAACTAACAAATGGTACGTTTACGGAGAAGGACAAATTAGATAGTTAGACTTTTCTTAGATAGTTAGACTTCTTAGAATTTTAGATTGATGATTAACGATTTTAGATTTCAGATTATTGGAATTTGGTTCCGCTGCTTTGGGATAAAAAATGATATTTATTTAAAGATTTAGCTTTGCGAACTTAGCGTTTGTAGACACAAAGAATATAAAAAAACCTTGCGCACTTTGCGGTTAAAAAATCGCAACAAAACAACAACAATGAGCAAAAAAAGGATTTTATTAAAAATAGGAAGTAATACTTTAACCAAAGAAACCAATCATATTTCGCGGGGAAAGATTGAAGACCTTGGAGTTCAGATTGCGGCTCTAAACGATGAATATGAGTTTATCATAGTAAGTTCAGGAGCAATTGCGGCAGCAAAACAATTTGTAAAACTGGATAATCAAGACAAAGATGTTTTTGTAAAACAAGCTTTGGCTTCAATCGGACAGCCACATTTAATGCGGATTTACAATGAAAATTTTAAGGATTTAGGATTAAATACTTCGCAGTGTTTACTTTCTTATTCTGATTTCGAAAAAGAGCAGACCAAAAAGAACATTGTGAATACTATTAATGTATTAGTTAAAAACAATTACATTCCGATTATTAATGAAAATGATACCGTTGCCACAGATGAGATTCGGTTTGGAGATAATGACAAATTAGCGGCTTTAACGGCTGTTCTTTTAAATGTTGATATTCTGATTATTGCAACCAATACTAACGGAATTTACACCAAAGAATCAATTCATAATGAAGTTCCGGAAACAATAAAATTGGTAAATGATTTAAAAACGCTGGAAAAAGAAATCGGCGAATCAAAATCATCACACGGAACAGGAGGAATGCAGTCTAAAATAGAAGCAGCAGCAATTTCAAAAGCAGCAAATATAGAAACTTGGATTGTCAATGGATTGAATGATAATTTTATTTTAAAGGCGTTGAAGGACGAGATTGCGTTTACCAAGATTGTGTGATATTGAACGTGGATGAAACGGATTCGCTATCGCGAAGGCGCTGATTTAAACTGATTTTATATTTATTTTAATTTTATGTAGTATATTTCATTCGAATTTGTTTTTATGGAATTATTACATCGAGAGTTAACTGAAATCATTATTAAAACTTTTTATGAAGTATATAATGAATTAGGACATGGATTTTTAGAAAGAGTTTATCAAAATTCCTTGTATTTGGAATTGAAAAATAAAGGTTTGTATGTTGAAGCTCAGAAGAAAATTAAAGTTTATTATAAAGGAATAGAAGTTGGAGAATATTACGCAGATTTAGTAGTTGAAGATTTAATTATTTTAGAACTAAAAGCTGCTAATTGCATAGTAATAGAATTTGAAAACCAAATTTTAAATTATTTAAAAGGCACAAACTGTGAAGTAGGTTTGCTTCTAAATTTTGGAACAAAACCAGAATTTAGACGAAAAGTATTTGAAAACAGTAGAAAAATAAGAATATAAAAAATCCGCGTTAATCTGCGTCTTCGCGATAGCGAATCCGTTTCATCCGCGTCTAATTTTTACAAACCAATAAGAAACAAAGAAAAAAACAATGAACTACATCTCAATAAAAGACATCAACTCTTTATCAAAATGGGTGAAACAAGCGATTAAAATCAAAAAAAATCCACTTAAAAATCAAAGTTTAGGAAAGAATAAAACTCTTGGAATGTTATTCTTCAACCCGAGTTTAAGAACGCGTTTGAGTACTCAAAAAGCGGCTTTAAATTTAGGAATGAACGTTATGGTAATGAATTTTACCAATGAAGGCTGGACATTAGAGTTTGAAGATGGAGCTGTAATGAATTCTGGCGCTTCAGAGCATATCAAAGAAGCAGCAGAAGTAGTTTCTCAATATTGTGATATCATCGCTATTCGTGCTTTTGCAGGTTTGGTTGATAAAGAAAAAGATTATCAAGAAACTGTTATTTCAGGATTCTTGAAATATGCAACAGTGCCAATTGTAAATATGGAAAGTGCTATTCGTCATCCATTACAATCATTGGCAGACGCAATTACAATGGAAGAATTCAAGCCTAGACATAAAGATAAACCAAAAGTGGTTCTTTCTTGGGCGCCGCACCCCAAAGCTTTGCCTCAGGCAGTTGCAAATTCTTTCGTAGAAATGATGCAGATGCAAAAAGATATGGATTTTGTAATTACACATCCAGAAGGTTATGAATTGAGCCCAGAAATCACAAAAGACTGCAAAATCGAATACGATCAAGACAAAGCTTTTGAAAATGCTGATTTCGTTTACGTAAAAAACTGGAGCAACTTCAACGATTACGGAAAAGTAACCAACAGCGATCCAAATTGGACAGTTACTGCCGAAAAAATGGCGTTAACCAACAACGGAAAATTCATGCACTGTCTTCCAGTTCGTCGTAATGTTATTGTAAGCGACGAAGTTTTAGACGGAGAAAATTCAATCGTAATCGAACAAGCGAATAATAGAACGTATTCAGCACAATTAGTTTTACAAAAGATTCTTAAGAAAATATAATTTATAGGTGCAAAGGTTCAAAGTTGCAAAGGAACAGAGGTTTTACAGCCTTTAGAAAAACCTTTGCACCTTTGTCCCTCTGCTCCTTTGAACCTTGAAGAAATGAATGTATCAGTAATAAAAATAGGTGGAAACATCATCGACAATCCAGCAGAATTAGAACAATTTTTAACCGATTTTTCTAAAATAGAAGGATATAAAGTTTTAGTTCACGGCGGTGGAAAATCGGCTACAAAAATGGCACAGAGTATTGGTTTGGTTCCGCAGATGATTGACGGACGCCGAATTACAGATGCTCCAATGCTTGATGTTGTGGTAATGATTTACGCAGGGCAAATCAATAAACATATTGTGGCGCAATTGCAGGCTAAAGACAATAATGCAATTGGTTTTTCAGGAGCAGACGGAAATTTAATTCAGTCCACAAAAAGAAATCACCCAACAATAGATTACGGATTTGTAGGTGATGTAAAACAAGTCAACACCAAATTACTGACGACTTTATTAGAAGCTGGAGTTGTTCCTGTTTTCTGTGCAATCACACACGACAAAAATGGACAATTGTTAAACACCAATGCTGATACAATTGCAAGTGAATTATCAATTGCATTATCGGAAGTTTTTGATGTGACGCTGACATATTGTTTTGAAAAACAAGGTGTTTTGCAAGATTCTGAAGACGATTCATCTGTAATTACAGAAATCAACGAAACATTATACAATAAGTTAAAAGAAGAAAAAGTAATCCATTCTGGTATGATTCCAAAATTAGATAACTGTTTCAATAGTTTATCAAGAGGCGTGCAGAAAATCAAAATTGGACATCACAGAATGCTCCAAAACTCAAATATTCTGCATACAACGATTACATTATAAAAAATACTGCCACGAATTGACTTTAATTTTACTGTTAAAAGAGAAAATAATTTTAGACTTACATTAAAAAGTTTATTTTGATTTTAATCTGTGACAAAAAAATAATGTTTGAAAATCCGTGTAATTAGTGGCAAAAAAATAGAGCGCACGAGGTATTTTAAATAAATTTGCGCAAGTAAAAATGGTCAAAGGAAAGCTCAAAAACTTTGTTGCTTTGTTCCTTTGAGCCTTTGAACCTTATTAAAATGAAAAATATAGATACGCTTACCCAGGAAGCAATTAGTTTATTAAAAAGCCTAATCGAAACCCCTTCGTTTTCAAGTGAAGAAGATCAGACGGCTCTTTTAATCGAAAATTGGTTCAATCAGAATGAAATTCCCTTCAAGAGAGAAAACAACAATGTGTGGGCTTTCAACAAATATTTCGACGAGAACAAACCAACACTTTTACTAAACTCACATCACGATACTGTACGACCAAATCAAGCATATACAAACGATCCGTTTAAAGCGATCGAAAAAGACGGAAAATTATTTGGTTTAGGAAGTAATGATGCTGGAGGATGCCTAGTTTCTTTACTGGCAACGTTTGTACATTTTTACGAAAATCAAAATCTTTCTCATAATATTGTAATTGTGGCTTCCGCCGAAGAAGAAAGCAGCGGAAAAAATGGTTTAAACAGTGTTTTAAAGCACTTACCAGAATTAGATTGTGCCATTGTCGGCGAACCAACTTTAATGCAACTTGCAGTTGCTGAAAAAGGACTTTTAGTTTTAGATGTAAAAGTAAAAGGAACCGCAAGCCATGCCGCACATCAAAATGATGATAATGCATTATATAAATCAATTCCAGTAATGGAATGGTTTAAAAACTATAAATTCGATAAAATCTCAGACGTTTTAGGTCCTGTAAAAATGACCGTGACGCAGATTAATGCCGGAAAACAACACAATGTTGTACCATCAGAATGTGATTTGGTTGTAGATATTCGCGTAACTGACCGTTATACAAACGCTGAAATTTTGGAAGTTGTAAAAGCAAATGTAAACGCCGAAGTAACACCAAGATCCATGCATTTAAATGCGTCATCTATTCCAGTTGCACATGGTTTGGTTCAAGCAGGAATTGCTTTAGGAAGAACAACGTATGGCTCACCAACACTTTCAGATCAATCCGTTTTAAGCTGTCAGTCTTTAAAATTAGGGCCAGGAGAAACTTTACGTTCGCATTCAGCAGACGAATTTATTTTTGTAAATGAAATTGAAGAAGGAGTCGATTTGTATATTAAAATACTAACTGATTTCTTTAAATTATAAAAACGAAATTAAACCCGACAGGTTTTCAAAACCTGTCGGGTTTCTAAAAATAGTACCTATGAAACTTTGGGAAAAAGGAATACCAACAGATAAACAAATCGAACAATTTACCGTTGGTAACGACCGTGAACTAGATTTAGTTTTAGCAAAATATGATGCTTTAGGTTCAATTGCTCACGCGAAAATGTTAGGGCAGATTGGTTTGTTAACTCAGGAAGAAACAACTTCTTTGGTTGATGCATTAAACGAAATCATCGCAGATATCGTAGTTGGAAATTTCGAAATCGAAGACAGTTTCGAAGACGTACATTCTAAAATTGAGTATCTTCTAACAGTAAAACTAGGCGATGCTGGAAAGAAAATCCACACTGCGCGTTCTCGTAACGATCAGGTTCTAGTAGACGTTCATTTGTATTTAAAAGACGAATTAAAAGCAATAAAAGAACAGGTAAAAACTTTGTTTGACTTGTTGATGGAATCGGCAGAAAAGCATCAAAACGTTTTATTGCCTGGTTATACGCATTTGCAAATTGCAATGCCATCGTCATTCGGAATGTGGTTTTCTGCTTACGCTGAAAGTTTGATTGACGATATTACAATGTTGAACGCCGCTTCAAAAATTGTAGATCAGAATCCGTTGGGTTCTGCTGCGGGTTACGGAAGTTCATTTCCAATCAACAGAACATTTACGACTCAGGAACTAGGTTTTGAAACGTTGAAATACAATGCCGTTGCAGCGCAAATGAGCCGTGGAAAAGCAGAAAAAACAGTTGCTTTTGCTATGACAAGTGTTGCAGGAACATTATCAAAATTTGCAATGGACGTTTGTTTGTATATGAGCCAGAATTTCGATTTTATTGGTCTTCCGGCGCATCTTACAACAGGTTCAAGCATTATGCCTCATAAAAAAAATCCTGAT encodes the following:
- the proB gene encoding glutamate 5-kinase — protein: MSKKRILLKIGSNTLTKETNHISRGKIEDLGVQIAALNDEYEFIIVSSGAIAAAKQFVKLDNQDKDVFVKQALASIGQPHLMRIYNENFKDLGLNTSQCLLSYSDFEKEQTKKNIVNTINVLVKNNYIPIINENDTVATDEIRFGDNDKLAALTAVLLNVDILIIATNTNGIYTKESIHNEVPETIKLVNDLKTLEKEIGESKSSHGTGGMQSKIEAAAISKAANIETWIVNGLNDNFILKALKDEIAFTKIV
- a CDS encoding N-acetylornithine carbamoyltransferase, translated to MNYISIKDINSLSKWVKQAIKIKKNPLKNQSLGKNKTLGMLFFNPSLRTRLSTQKAALNLGMNVMVMNFTNEGWTLEFEDGAVMNSGASEHIKEAAEVVSQYCDIIAIRAFAGLVDKEKDYQETVISGFLKYATVPIVNMESAIRHPLQSLADAITMEEFKPRHKDKPKVVLSWAPHPKALPQAVANSFVEMMQMQKDMDFVITHPEGYELSPEITKDCKIEYDQDKAFENADFVYVKNWSNFNDYGKVTNSDPNWTVTAEKMALTNNGKFMHCLPVRRNVIVSDEVLDGENSIVIEQANNRTYSAQLVLQKILKKI
- a CDS encoding glutamate-5-semialdehyde dehydrogenase is translated as MNPLSIEKRNLVLRTMAKLVEQDRNQIILTNQEDLADYDGSDLAMEERLKVDDKKVDEMILSLNQLASQEDPVGVERFHFTHDNGIKVVNKTAAFGTILIIYESRPDVTIEAGGIAFKSGNKILLKGGKESLKSNLKIVSLWHKALEENGVSKDWVEYLNYNRTETQAFLEKPTQKVDLIVPRGGEKLIEFVKAHATCPVIVSGRGNNFVYVHKDADTDLALKVILNAKTAKISACNALDKVLIDSKLPNFEGFVAMLIEALIESKVEVIVDKSLEYFENTKTIENEDIWYEEFLDYKIVIGTIDSQDHAIDMINKYCGGHSAAIITRDNEVAQQFMESIDAAAVYQNASTRFTDGGQFGLGGELAISTDKLHQRGPIGLQHLVTNKWYVYGEGQIR
- a CDS encoding aspartate aminotransferase family protein translates to MNLFNVYPLYDITPVKAVDCTIFDDKGVEYLDLYSGHGVISIGHTQPDYVAKLKNQLDHLGFYSNAIQNPLQVELAQKLGKLSGLEDYELFLCSSGAEANENALKLASFHNGKSRVVAFDNSFHGRTSAAVAVTDNKKIVAPINAQQEVTFLPLNQIELVEAELAKGDVTAVIIEGIQGVGGLDQGTTEFFQALEKACKKHDVVLILDEVQSGYGRSGKFFAFQHHGINADIISVAKGMGNGFPVGAILISPKFEASFGLLGTTFGGSHLSCAAGIAVLDVIEKLDLQKNVNEVYEYFLEKIKEVEGIKQVKGKGLMLGVEFDFDVAALRKKLIIEKHIFTGSANNKNLLRILPPLTVKKADIDTFVKALKESLEELKN
- a CDS encoding GxxExxY protein, with translation MELLHRELTEIIIKTFYEVYNELGHGFLERVYQNSLYLELKNKGLYVEAQKKIKVYYKGIEVGEYYADLVVEDLIILELKAANCIVIEFENQILNYLKGTNCEVGLLLNFGTKPEFRRKVFENSRKIRI
- the argB gene encoding acetylglutamate kinase, with the protein product MNVSVIKIGGNIIDNPAELEQFLTDFSKIEGYKVLVHGGGKSATKMAQSIGLVPQMIDGRRITDAPMLDVVVMIYAGQINKHIVAQLQAKDNNAIGFSGADGNLIQSTKRNHPTIDYGFVGDVKQVNTKLLTTLLEAGVVPVFCAITHDKNGQLLNTNADTIASELSIALSEVFDVTLTYCFEKQGVLQDSEDDSSVITEINETLYNKLKEEKVIHSGMIPKLDNCFNSLSRGVQKIKIGHHRMLQNSNILHTTITL
- the argH gene encoding argininosuccinate lyase; protein product: MKLWEKGIPTDKQIEQFTVGNDRELDLVLAKYDALGSIAHAKMLGQIGLLTQEETTSLVDALNEIIADIVVGNFEIEDSFEDVHSKIEYLLTVKLGDAGKKIHTARSRNDQVLVDVHLYLKDELKAIKEQVKTLFDLLMESAEKHQNVLLPGYTHLQIAMPSSFGMWFSAYAESLIDDITMLNAASKIVDQNPLGSAAGYGSSFPINRTFTTQELGFETLKYNAVAAQMSRGKAEKTVAFAMTSVAGTLSKFAMDVCLYMSQNFDFIGLPAHLTTGSSIMPHKKNPDVFELIRGKCNKIQALPYEITLITNNLPSGYHRDLQLLKEGLFPAIQTLKSCLDIAIFSIKDITVKDYILEDKKYDYLFTVDTLNEMVVAGMPFRDAYKAVAEQLEAGTYKSPKETKHTHEGSINNLCLDAIKDKMKAAF
- a CDS encoding M20 family metallo-hydrolase, with translation MKNIDTLTQEAISLLKSLIETPSFSSEEDQTALLIENWFNQNEIPFKRENNNVWAFNKYFDENKPTLLLNSHHDTVRPNQAYTNDPFKAIEKDGKLFGLGSNDAGGCLVSLLATFVHFYENQNLSHNIVIVASAEEESSGKNGLNSVLKHLPELDCAIVGEPTLMQLAVAEKGLLVLDVKVKGTASHAAHQNDDNALYKSIPVMEWFKNYKFDKISDVLGPVKMTVTQINAGKQHNVVPSECDLVVDIRVTDRYTNAEILEVVKANVNAEVTPRSMHLNASSIPVAHGLVQAGIALGRTTYGSPTLSDQSVLSCQSLKLGPGETLRSHSADEFIFVNEIEEGVDLYIKILTDFFKL